From a single Georhizobium profundi genomic region:
- a CDS encoding TolC family protein has translation MTRTVTNKVAILILPVFLGGCAATAKEGVYSNAFAGFSSVQATTQAASGKQSVWIQDRQTAETVARQVRDMVHNKTINADTAVQVALLNNKGLQAAYADLGLSATEVWQESMFENPVASIGVLGIGTPELEAFRAVEGMIVNNIFALITRGRRIDLAETEFREAQLNAALATLSLAAETRRAWIEAAAAWERVGYLNQSKAAADAASELAARLGDSGALSKSGQAREHVFYAELAGQTAQARMEARQAKERLSRLMGLWGDDLEYEVPNRLPDLPGSLPEKSTIEADALRHRADLQVASIELEAMAKQYGLTEATRYVTDLGLVAGFETEREIEDGEEEVSTSGQAEIEFVIPIFDTGKARKRQAELNYMRAANLLAEKAVNVRSEARAAYDAYRSSYDIARHYRNNVLPLRTTIEEESLLTYNGMITSTFELLADTRAKINSIMLSLDAKRAFWLAEANLAPTVYGGGSAMAAGAGGGEAAEAEGGGGH, from the coding sequence TAGCAACGCTTTTGCTGGCTTTTCGTCCGTGCAGGCCACGACACAGGCCGCGAGTGGAAAGCAATCTGTTTGGATTCAAGACAGACAGACAGCTGAAACTGTCGCAAGACAAGTGCGCGACATGGTCCATAACAAGACGATCAACGCCGATACGGCAGTACAGGTCGCGCTTCTCAACAACAAGGGGCTACAGGCCGCATATGCCGATCTCGGCCTCTCCGCGACGGAGGTCTGGCAAGAGTCCATGTTCGAGAATCCCGTCGCCTCGATTGGCGTCCTCGGAATAGGGACCCCCGAACTCGAAGCGTTTCGCGCCGTAGAAGGCATGATCGTCAATAATATCTTCGCATTGATAACGCGGGGACGGCGCATTGATCTCGCCGAGACGGAGTTTCGTGAAGCCCAGCTCAATGCCGCCCTCGCGACACTCAGCCTTGCGGCTGAGACCAGGCGAGCGTGGATCGAGGCTGCTGCCGCTTGGGAACGGGTTGGCTATCTCAATCAATCCAAAGCGGCGGCCGACGCGGCGTCAGAACTCGCCGCCCGACTTGGCGACAGCGGCGCCTTGTCAAAGTCGGGACAGGCACGCGAGCACGTTTTTTACGCCGAGCTCGCGGGTCAAACGGCGCAGGCACGAATGGAGGCAAGGCAGGCCAAGGAACGTCTCTCCAGGCTGATGGGTCTTTGGGGTGATGATCTAGAATACGAAGTCCCAAACCGCCTACCAGATCTTCCTGGATCCCTGCCCGAGAAAAGTACAATCGAGGCTGATGCCCTGAGGCATCGCGCTGATTTGCAGGTTGCCTCTATCGAACTCGAGGCTATGGCAAAGCAATACGGTCTGACGGAAGCGACGCGCTACGTCACGGATCTCGGTCTCGTGGCCGGGTTCGAGACGGAGCGCGAGATCGAGGATGGCGAAGAGGAGGTCTCAACGTCCGGCCAAGCCGAAATCGAATTCGTTATTCCGATCTTCGACACGGGCAAAGCGCGAAAACGTCAGGCCGAGCTCAATTACATGCGTGCGGCAAACCTTCTAGCGGAAAAAGCGGTGAACGTTCGTTCCGAAGCAAGGGCGGCGTACGATGCCTACCGATCATCCTACGATATCGCTAGGCATTACAGAAATAACGTTCTTCCGTTGCGTACGACAATCGAAGAGGAATCGCTTCTTACCTACAACGGCATGATTACGAGCACTTTCGAATTGCTGGCGGACACGCGCGCCAAGATCAACTCAATCATGCTTTCCCTCGATGCCAAAAGAGCTTTTTGGCTGGCGGAAGCTAATCTCGCTCCGACCGTCTACGGCGGTGGATCAGCGATGGCTGCCGGCGCTGGCGGCGGTGAAGCCGCCGAGGCCGAGGGCGGCGGCGGACACTAA